A region of Myxococcaceae bacterium JPH2 DNA encodes the following proteins:
- a CDS encoding bifunctional acetate--CoA ligase family protein/GNAT family N-acetyltransferase, which produces MDETRPASRSKTDPSLDLLHARSRRPLDVLFTPRSVAVVGASERAGSVGRTVLWNLVSSPFGGTVYPINPRRPHVLGIKAWPSLRALPEQVDLAVIVVPAPQVLDIVRECAELGVQGAIIISAGFKETGEAGARLERDILQVAQSARMRIVGPNCLGIMRPPGGLNATFARGMARSGNVAFISQSGALLTAILDWSQREAVGFSAFVSVGSMLDVGWGDVIDYLADDPMTRSILLYMESIGDARAFLSAAREVALTKPIIVIKAGRTMQAARAATSHTGSLAGSDEVLTAAFRRAGVLRVESIDDLFHMAEVLARQPRPSGRRLTLLTNAGGPGVLATDALVSGGGELAVLSDDTRAKLDAFLPAQWSRGNPVDILGDADPERYAKALEVAGADPSSDGLLVILTPQDMTEPTQTADRLKPYARLTDRPVLASWMGGSEVAAGERILNDAGIPTFGFPDTAARIFNYMWKYTDNLAGLYETPTLAEEPTGSGQSVARELVREARAAGRVLLTEYESKQLLAAYGIPTVETWLASHEDEAVEKARTLGFPVVLKLHSRTVTHKTDVGGVRLDLWDERAVRDAFVGIREALAQRGLSDAFDGVTVQPMVRRDGVELIVGSSLDAQFGPVLLFGAGGTWVEVFKDRALGLPPLNTTLARRLMERTRIHEALRGVRGSAPPVDLGALERLLVRFSQLVVEQRLIRELDINPLLASSERLVALDARVVLHGPEVDESTLPPLVIEPYPLQYVGRFRMRDGQDLLLRPIRPEDEPRMVKFHQTLSEQTVFLRYAGLMKLSQRVAHERLARICFIDYAREMALVAEQRPSLREAGPIVGVGRLTRLRGTQDAEFAITISDAVQRRGLGQEMLRRLVAIGRDWGLRRIVADILARNHAMQQVSQALGFQILPHDELAPDMVKAVLVL; this is translated from the coding sequence ATGGACGAAACGCGCCCTGCCTCACGCTCGAAGACGGACCCCTCGCTCGACCTGCTGCACGCGCGGAGCCGCCGCCCGCTGGATGTCCTCTTCACGCCGCGCAGCGTGGCGGTGGTGGGGGCCAGCGAGCGCGCGGGGAGCGTGGGGCGCACCGTCCTGTGGAACCTGGTGAGCAGCCCGTTCGGCGGCACCGTCTATCCCATCAACCCGCGGCGCCCCCATGTGCTGGGCATCAAGGCGTGGCCCTCGCTGCGGGCCTTGCCCGAGCAGGTGGACCTGGCGGTCATCGTCGTCCCCGCGCCCCAGGTGCTGGACATCGTCCGCGAGTGCGCCGAGCTGGGTGTCCAGGGCGCCATCATCATCTCGGCGGGATTCAAGGAGACAGGGGAGGCGGGCGCGCGGCTGGAGCGCGACATCCTTCAGGTGGCGCAGTCCGCGCGCATGCGGATCGTGGGGCCCAATTGCCTGGGCATCATGCGGCCTCCCGGGGGACTCAACGCCACGTTCGCGCGCGGCATGGCCCGGTCGGGCAACGTGGCCTTCATCAGCCAGAGCGGCGCGCTGCTCACCGCCATCCTGGACTGGAGCCAGCGCGAGGCGGTGGGCTTCAGCGCCTTCGTCTCGGTGGGCTCGATGTTGGACGTGGGGTGGGGCGACGTCATCGACTACCTCGCGGACGACCCGATGACGCGCTCCATCCTGCTCTACATGGAGTCCATCGGGGACGCGCGCGCGTTCCTCTCCGCCGCGCGCGAGGTGGCCCTCACCAAGCCCATCATCGTCATCAAGGCGGGGCGCACGATGCAGGCGGCGCGGGCGGCCACGTCGCACACGGGCTCGCTGGCGGGCAGCGACGAGGTTCTCACCGCCGCGTTCCGGCGCGCGGGCGTGCTGCGCGTGGAGTCCATCGACGACCTCTTCCACATGGCCGAGGTGCTGGCCCGTCAGCCTCGGCCCTCGGGCCGGCGGCTCACGCTGCTCACGAACGCGGGAGGCCCCGGCGTGCTGGCCACGGATGCGCTCGTGTCCGGTGGCGGCGAGCTGGCGGTGCTGTCCGATGACACCCGCGCGAAGCTGGACGCGTTCCTGCCCGCGCAGTGGAGCCGAGGCAACCCCGTGGACATCCTGGGCGACGCCGACCCCGAGCGCTACGCGAAGGCCCTGGAGGTCGCGGGCGCGGACCCCAGCAGCGACGGCCTGCTCGTCATCCTCACGCCGCAGGACATGACCGAGCCCACCCAGACGGCGGATCGCCTCAAGCCCTATGCACGGCTCACGGACAGGCCGGTGCTGGCGAGCTGGATGGGAGGCTCGGAGGTCGCGGCGGGCGAGCGCATCCTCAACGACGCGGGCATCCCCACGTTCGGCTTCCCGGACACGGCGGCGCGCATCTTCAATTACATGTGGAAGTACACGGACAACCTCGCGGGCCTCTACGAGACGCCCACGCTGGCCGAGGAGCCCACGGGCAGCGGCCAGTCGGTGGCGCGCGAGCTGGTGCGCGAGGCGCGAGCCGCGGGCCGGGTGCTGTTGACCGAGTACGAGTCCAAGCAGTTGCTCGCCGCCTACGGCATCCCCACGGTGGAGACGTGGCTGGCGAGCCATGAGGACGAGGCCGTGGAGAAGGCCCGCACGCTGGGGTTCCCCGTGGTGCTCAAGCTGCACTCGCGCACGGTGACGCACAAGACAGACGTGGGCGGCGTGAGGCTGGACCTGTGGGACGAGCGGGCCGTGCGGGACGCGTTCGTGGGCATTCGCGAAGCGCTGGCGCAGCGGGGTCTGAGCGACGCGTTCGACGGCGTCACGGTCCAGCCGATGGTGCGGCGCGATGGCGTGGAACTCATCGTGGGCAGCAGCCTGGATGCGCAGTTCGGGCCGGTGCTGTTGTTTGGCGCGGGAGGCACGTGGGTGGAGGTCTTCAAGGACCGGGCGCTCGGGCTGCCGCCGCTCAACACCACGCTGGCGCGCCGGTTGATGGAGCGGACCCGCATCCACGAGGCGCTGCGCGGCGTGCGGGGCTCGGCGCCGCCGGTGGACCTGGGCGCGCTGGAGCGGTTGCTCGTGCGCTTCAGTCAGCTCGTCGTGGAGCAGCGCCTCATTCGCGAGCTGGACATCAATCCGTTGCTCGCGTCGTCCGAGCGATTGGTGGCGCTGGATGCGCGCGTGGTGCTGCATGGCCCGGAGGTGGATGAGTCCACGCTCCCGCCCCTGGTCATCGAGCCCTATCCGCTCCAGTACGTGGGGCGCTTCCGCATGCGAGATGGACAGGACCTGCTCCTGCGGCCCATCCGCCCGGAGGACGAGCCGCGCATGGTGAAGTTCCACCAGACGCTCTCCGAGCAGACCGTGTTCCTGCGCTACGCGGGGCTCATGAAGCTCAGTCAGCGCGTGGCGCACGAGCGGCTCGCGCGCATCTGCTTCATCGACTACGCGCGCGAGATGGCGCTCGTGGCGGAGCAGCGTCCCTCGCTTCGCGAGGCGGGGCCCATCGTGGGCGTGGGGCGGCTGACGCGGCTGCGAGGCACGCAGGACGCGGAGTTCGCCATCACCATCAGCGATGCGGTCCAGCGGCGAGGACTGGGGCAGGAGATGCTGCGGCGGCTCGTGGCCATTGGCCGCGATTGGGGATTGCGGCGCATCGTCGCGGACATCCTTGCGCGCAACCACGCGATGCAGCAGGTCAGTCAGGCGCTCGGGTTCCAAATCCTCCCGCACGACGAGCTGGCGCCAGACATGGTCAAGGCCGTGCTCGTGCTGTGA
- a CDS encoding protein kinase, with the protein MTPSTADDLPRGTILRQTYEIESVLGRGGMGTVHLARHLRLPGKQVAIKVLHHAASLPADIPVRFRREAEIASRLAHPNIVEVLDFDTLEDGSPFMVMEYLRGESLSRRMRKQKRIPLHETLALAREMGSALQAAHRAGVVHRDLKPGNVFLIPTEAGGRITEQVKLLDFGISKILDSQTVQTLDAVLMGTPQYMAPEQALGHNSSVDARTDLFAFGCIVYEMLVGRGPFAGDTVAELIYQIVHEPPADLATLAPELPESVVAALLHALQKRPEDRPADASTFIEELTGTPLELRAPASPSLRPTTTPRAPPPSEPIAPVAPPTPVTQNARPDAPGPASATPLLPPADRVRAHARRRALPWVVAGVLGLVAAAAWWRSPVGDSAVAGAPRVAPNAPTTHPAPVAPTPTGTTQPQTELPPNAHAHPAQVAQPEPGLDEVPEAHPAPEAHPEAVDHEAPPTNPLQETPGVATRVEAPRVSTVPNSRPATAERISEPVRQDLAAAEQALAADDIEGALRLIRMSQRKQVTGASYALIARVHCRQGDLANAKAQWSRIPASERPRVRQYCRRYHIDL; encoded by the coding sequence ATGACTCCTTCGACCGCTGACGATCTTCCTCGTGGAACGATTCTTCGACAGACCTACGAAATCGAGTCGGTGCTGGGGCGCGGGGGGATGGGCACCGTGCACCTGGCGAGGCACCTGCGGCTGCCGGGCAAGCAGGTGGCCATCAAGGTTCTGCACCACGCGGCTTCGCTGCCCGCGGACATCCCGGTGAGGTTCCGGCGCGAGGCGGAGATTGCCTCGCGGCTGGCGCACCCCAACATCGTCGAGGTGCTGGACTTCGACACCCTGGAGGATGGCAGTCCGTTCATGGTGATGGAGTACCTGCGCGGGGAGAGCCTCTCGCGGCGGATGCGCAAGCAGAAGCGCATCCCCTTGCATGAGACGCTCGCGCTGGCGCGCGAGATGGGCTCGGCGCTCCAGGCCGCCCACCGCGCGGGCGTGGTCCACCGCGACCTCAAGCCGGGCAACGTGTTCCTCATCCCCACGGAGGCCGGGGGCCGAATCACCGAGCAGGTGAAGCTGCTCGACTTCGGCATCTCCAAGATTCTCGACTCGCAGACGGTGCAGACGCTGGACGCGGTGCTGATGGGGACGCCGCAGTACATGGCCCCCGAGCAGGCGCTGGGCCACAACAGCAGCGTGGACGCGCGCACGGACCTCTTCGCCTTCGGGTGCATCGTCTACGAGATGCTCGTGGGGCGAGGCCCCTTCGCGGGCGACACCGTCGCGGAGCTGATCTACCAGATCGTCCATGAGCCGCCCGCGGACCTCGCCACGCTCGCCCCCGAGCTGCCCGAGTCCGTCGTCGCCGCGCTCCTGCACGCGCTCCAGAAGAGGCCCGAGGACCGCCCGGCGGACGCAAGCACGTTCATCGAGGAGCTGACGGGAACGCCGCTCGAACTCCGAGCCCCCGCGTCCCCCTCGCTCCGGCCCACCACCACGCCGCGAGCCCCACCTCCGAGCGAGCCCATCGCGCCCGTCGCGCCGCCCACGCCGGTCACCCAGAACGCGAGGCCCGACGCCCCCGGCCCCGCCAGCGCGACGCCGTTGCTGCCCCCCGCTGACCGGGTCCGCGCCCATGCAAGACGCCGAGCCCTGCCCTGGGTCGTCGCCGGAGTGCTCGGGCTCGTCGCGGCGGCGGCGTGGTGGCGGTCCCCCGTCGGGGACTCGGCCGTCGCGGGAGCGCCCCGTGTCGCGCCCAACGCGCCAACCACGCATCCCGCGCCCGTGGCTCCAACTCCGACCGGGACGACGCAACCGCAGACGGAGCTGCCCCCGAACGCCCACGCCCATCCCGCCCAGGTGGCGCAGCCCGAGCCCGGCCTGGATGAAGTGCCAGAGGCCCATCCCGCACCGGAGGCCCATCCCGAAGCCGTCGACCATGAGGCGCCTCCGACCAATCCCTTGCAGGAGACGCCCGGAGTCGCCACCCGAGTCGAGGCGCCTCGCGTATCCACCGTGCCCAACAGCCGGCCCGCGACCGCCGAGCGCATCAGTGAGCCGGTGCGACAGGACCTCGCGGCGGCGGAGCAGGCCCTGGCCGCGGACGACATCGAGGGAGCGCTGCGCCTCATCCGCATGAGTCAGCGCAAGCAGGTGACGGGCGCGTCCTACGCATTGATTGCGCGCGTGCACTGCCGGCAGGGAGACCTCGCCAACGCCAAGGCCCAGTGGTCCCGCATCCCCGCGTCCGAGCGGCCCCGCGTGAGACAGTACTGCCGTCGCTACCACATCGACCTGTGA
- a CDS encoding DUF3516 domain-containing protein, with translation MTAPSDNRAPLAALLPQRGEPPLDADEILNRFVGYVATNGLSLYPAQEEAILELLGGKHLFLKTPTGSGKSLVATALHFKAMAEGKVSFYTCPIKALVNEKFFALSHAFGPENVGMLTGDASINRDAPILCCTAEILANLAMRDAKARVDYVVMDEFHYYSDRDRGVAWQIPLLALPDTTFLLMSATLGDTHVIEQSLEQLTGREVATVRSAQRPVPLDFDYRETPLHETLQELVSRGRYPVYLVNFTQRAAAEQAQNLMSVDFCTKEEKEAIRQALLDAQFDTPYGKDFQRYLRHGIGMHHAGLLPKYRLLVEKLAQNGLLKVISGTDTLGVGVNIPIRTVLFTQLFKFNGEKLATLSVRDFQQIAGRAGRKGFDTQGSVVAQAPEYMIENIRQAAKEAAGKKKSPKAKPPQKGFVQYDRSTFERLQTGLPEPLESRFEVSHGLLLNLLQSDKTEGSGGYRRLVQLVMRSHGSDYLRRKHLRTAASQFRTLRAAGIVEVEKGHDGSGGTVKVAEDLQRDFSLNHTLSLYLLDTLEMIDPATETYALDVVTLVESILENPDVVLYAQLNQLKGEKIQELKAQGMEYDDRMEELEKLEWHKPNRDFIYGTFNAFARKHPWVGQENIRPKSIVRDMFERFMSFHDYVREYGLQRSEGVLLRYVGDVYKTLLQAVPERFRNEEVEDILDHLRATVRQVDSSLIDEWERMKNPEAVIEAKPVVDLKPKELTEDPKAFAARVREELHRLLRALGQRRYMDALGMLDNALGEWTAPKLEQAMAPYFEEHKLVLLTPQARKPAHTQLKEAGQRQWEAQQRIMDPESHGDWVIDCEIDLRGRRLDDGPILMLKRIGGVTAWS, from the coding sequence ATGACGGCCCCATCCGACAACCGCGCCCCGCTCGCCGCCCTGCTTCCCCAGCGCGGGGAGCCTCCCCTGGACGCCGATGAAATCCTCAACCGCTTCGTGGGCTACGTGGCCACGAATGGCCTGAGCCTCTATCCGGCGCAGGAGGAGGCCATCCTGGAGCTGCTGGGGGGCAAGCACCTGTTCCTCAAGACGCCCACCGGCTCGGGCAAGTCGCTGGTGGCCACGGCGCTGCACTTCAAGGCCATGGCCGAGGGCAAGGTGTCCTTCTACACCTGTCCCATCAAGGCGCTGGTGAACGAGAAGTTCTTCGCGCTCTCGCACGCGTTCGGCCCGGAGAACGTGGGCATGCTCACCGGCGACGCGAGCATCAACCGCGACGCGCCCATCCTCTGCTGCACCGCGGAGATTCTCGCCAACCTGGCGATGCGCGACGCGAAGGCGCGCGTGGACTACGTCGTGATGGACGAGTTCCATTACTACTCCGACCGGGACCGCGGCGTGGCCTGGCAGATTCCGCTGCTCGCGCTGCCGGACACGACGTTCCTGCTGATGTCCGCCACGCTGGGGGACACGCACGTCATCGAGCAGAGCCTGGAGCAGCTCACCGGCCGCGAGGTGGCCACGGTGCGCAGCGCGCAGCGCCCGGTGCCGCTCGACTTCGACTACCGCGAGACGCCCCTGCACGAGACGCTGCAGGAGCTGGTGAGCCGGGGCCGCTATCCCGTCTACCTGGTGAACTTCACGCAGCGGGCCGCCGCCGAGCAGGCGCAGAACCTCATGAGCGTGGACTTCTGCACCAAGGAAGAGAAGGAGGCCATCCGTCAGGCGCTGCTGGACGCCCAGTTCGACACGCCCTACGGCAAGGACTTCCAGCGCTACCTGCGCCACGGCATCGGCATGCACCACGCGGGTCTGCTGCCCAAGTACCGCTTGCTGGTGGAGAAGCTCGCGCAGAACGGCCTGCTCAAGGTCATCAGCGGCACGGACACGCTGGGCGTGGGCGTGAACATCCCCATCCGCACGGTGCTCTTCACGCAGCTCTTCAAGTTCAACGGCGAGAAGCTGGCCACGCTGAGCGTGCGCGACTTCCAGCAGATCGCCGGCCGCGCGGGGCGCAAGGGCTTCGACACGCAAGGCAGCGTGGTGGCCCAGGCACCTGAGTACATGATTGAAAACATCCGCCAGGCCGCGAAGGAGGCCGCGGGCAAGAAGAAGTCGCCCAAGGCCAAGCCGCCTCAGAAGGGCTTCGTGCAGTACGACCGCAGCACCTTCGAGCGCCTCCAGACGGGCCTGCCCGAGCCGCTCGAATCGCGCTTCGAGGTGAGCCACGGCCTCCTGCTCAACCTGCTCCAGAGCGACAAGACGGAGGGCAGCGGCGGCTACCGGCGATTGGTGCAGTTGGTGATGCGCTCGCACGGCTCGGACTACCTGCGCCGCAAGCACCTGCGCACCGCCGCCTCGCAGTTCCGCACGCTGCGCGCGGCGGGCATCGTCGAGGTGGAGAAGGGGCACGACGGCTCGGGCGGCACGGTGAAGGTGGCCGAGGACCTCCAGCGCGACTTCAGCCTCAACCACACGCTGTCGCTCTACCTGCTGGACACGCTGGAGATGATCGACCCCGCGACGGAGACGTACGCGCTGGATGTCGTGACGCTGGTGGAGTCCATCCTGGAGAACCCAGACGTGGTGCTCTACGCGCAGCTCAACCAGCTCAAGGGCGAGAAGATCCAGGAGCTGAAGGCGCAGGGCATGGAGTACGACGACCGCATGGAGGAGCTGGAGAAGCTCGAGTGGCACAAGCCCAACCGGGACTTCATCTACGGCACCTTCAACGCGTTCGCGCGCAAGCACCCGTGGGTGGGCCAGGAGAACATCCGGCCCAAGTCCATCGTGCGCGACATGTTCGAGCGCTTCATGTCCTTCCACGACTACGTGCGCGAGTACGGCCTGCAGCGCAGCGAGGGCGTGCTGCTGCGCTACGTGGGTGACGTGTACAAGACGCTGCTCCAGGCGGTGCCGGAGCGCTTCCGCAACGAAGAGGTGGAGGACATCCTCGATCACCTCCGCGCGACCGTGCGCCAGGTCGACTCGAGCCTCATCGACGAGTGGGAGCGGATGAAGAACCCGGAGGCCGTCATCGAGGCCAAGCCGGTGGTGGACCTCAAGCCCAAGGAGCTCACCGAGGACCCCAAGGCCTTCGCCGCCCGCGTTCGAGAGGAGCTGCACCGCCTGCTGCGCGCCCTGGGACAGCGCCGCTACATGGACGCGCTGGGCATGCTCGACAACGCGCTGGGCGAGTGGACCGCGCCCAAGCTGGAGCAGGCCATGGCGCCGTACTTCGAGGAGCACAAGCTGGTGCTCCTCACCCCGCAGGCGCGCAAGCCGGCGCACACGCAGCTCAAGGAGGCGGGCCAGCGGCAGTGGGAGGCGCAGCAGCGCATCATGGACCCTGAGTCCCATGGCGACTGGGTCATCGACTGTGAGATCGACCTGCGCGGGCGCCGTCTGGATGACGGCCCCATCCTGATGCTCAAGCGGATTGGCGGCGTGACCGCCTGGAGCTGA
- a CDS encoding endonuclease: protein MAILPSRSTTAPRAATPAEARTAKPSTQAPAAPKKSQRPVDVFTPAGKDPRYDGLKDQALIRALHDAVSQHKDLGYNQARKVIFTELDNHDGKVKCVYTGREVTTKKIPSSSDMNVEHTWPQSKGATGAAKADLHHLFPTDSKANSIRGNYPFGIVKDVKWSQNGAKFGKDAQGRTVFEPPDEHKGNVARALFYFSTVYSKHIPPEDEAILKQWNKADGVDAAESSRNDAIEKYQQNRNPFVDDSTLADRIADF from the coding sequence ATGGCCATCCTCCCGTCCCGCTCCACGACCGCGCCCCGCGCCGCGACCCCCGCCGAGGCCCGCACGGCGAAGCCTTCGACCCAGGCTCCCGCGGCCCCCAAGAAGTCCCAGCGCCCGGTGGACGTCTTCACGCCGGCCGGCAAGGACCCGCGCTACGACGGGCTGAAGGACCAGGCCCTCATCCGCGCGCTGCACGACGCGGTCTCCCAGCACAAGGACCTCGGCTACAACCAGGCGCGCAAGGTCATCTTCACCGAGCTGGACAACCACGATGGCAAGGTGAAGTGCGTGTACACCGGCCGCGAGGTGACCACGAAGAAGATCCCCTCCAGCAGCGACATGAACGTGGAGCACACCTGGCCCCAGTCTAAGGGCGCCACGGGCGCGGCGAAGGCGGATCTCCACCACCTGTTCCCCACGGACAGCAAGGCGAACTCCATCCGGGGCAACTATCCGTTCGGCATCGTGAAGGACGTGAAGTGGAGCCAGAACGGCGCCAAGTTCGGCAAGGACGCCCAGGGCCGCACCGTCTTCGAGCCGCCCGATGAGCACAAGGGCAACGTCGCGCGCGCCCTCTTCTACTTCTCCACCGTCTACAGCAAGCACATCCCGCCCGAGGACGAGGCCATCCTCAAGCAGTGGAACAAGGCGGACGGGGTGGACGCGGCGGAGAGCAGCCGCAATGACGCCATCGAGAAGTACCAGCAGAACCGCAACCCGTTCGTGGACGACTCGACCCTGGCCGACCGCATCGCGGACTTCTAG
- a CDS encoding peptidoglycan-binding protein yields the protein MPSIRDNPFTRLSQALKNLGSAQSPPAKVPPGTQYGPQPKPPPPTPQDLFERVVNSDAMHRLEGVAKFIDVATKGPFAQREPRGGVTPLVDASGVADLQAGQVDKQKGGPVTRLQEFLVRAGYLDMTDTAYGTFGPRTQKALANFQAAEGIGPKQDVATAVDGKKPGFIGPATLAAMQAPQHPKPDSTVDLLVKAYGAQLGRPMSPLEAGPNGARVQQFEKGSITRMPGGEVRVQDLSGKDLVAPIPPSTVSSVDEARAFHVAQWGKTGATEFNDGSKYYGGNDCGPTSIIMAATAVGAMEHPDAAHAGVTIDSVRDSILGPSNESVTMTVDQLAKGLDKAGADATIVRKTHVSAETVDAALARGHPVILGGNPFGYDADHQAWGPTASAADNYLMDHNFGNHWVSIAGKTPEGNYVVNDPLCPRGPIEVTPEELAEFIDGNIGMIEVSARPPPLS from the coding sequence ATGCCGTCGATCCGTGACAATCCGTTCACGAGGCTGTCGCAGGCACTGAAGAACCTGGGGAGTGCGCAGAGTCCACCGGCGAAGGTGCCCCCGGGCACCCAGTACGGTCCGCAGCCCAAGCCCCCGCCGCCGACGCCGCAGGACCTCTTCGAGCGCGTGGTGAACAGCGACGCGATGCATCGGCTCGAAGGCGTGGCGAAGTTCATCGACGTCGCGACGAAGGGCCCGTTCGCCCAGCGCGAACCGCGCGGCGGCGTCACCCCGCTGGTGGACGCCTCGGGCGTGGCCGACCTCCAGGCCGGTCAGGTGGACAAGCAGAAGGGAGGTCCGGTGACGCGTCTGCAAGAGTTCCTGGTGCGCGCCGGCTACCTGGACATGACGGACACGGCCTACGGGACGTTCGGGCCGCGCACGCAGAAGGCGCTCGCGAACTTCCAGGCCGCCGAGGGAATCGGCCCCAAGCAGGACGTGGCCACCGCCGTGGACGGGAAGAAGCCGGGGTTCATTGGTCCGGCCACCCTCGCGGCCATGCAGGCCCCGCAGCATCCCAAGCCGGACTCCACGGTGGATCTCCTCGTGAAGGCCTATGGCGCGCAGTTGGGCCGCCCCATGAGCCCCCTGGAGGCGGGCCCCAACGGCGCGAGGGTCCAGCAGTTCGAGAAGGGCTCCATCACGCGCATGCCCGGCGGTGAGGTGCGCGTGCAGGACCTGTCCGGCAAGGACCTGGTTGCGCCCATCCCGCCCAGCACCGTCAGCTCCGTCGACGAGGCCCGGGCCTTCCACGTCGCGCAGTGGGGCAAGACAGGCGCCACCGAGTTCAACGACGGCAGCAAGTACTACGGCGGCAACGACTGCGGCCCCACGTCCATCATCATGGCGGCCACGGCGGTGGGGGCCATGGAGCACCCCGACGCGGCCCACGCGGGCGTCACCATCGACAGCGTGCGCGACAGCATCCTCGGCCCGTCCAACGAGTCCGTCACCATGACGGTGGATCAGCTGGCCAAGGGCCTCGACAAGGCCGGCGCGGACGCCACCATCGTGCGCAAGACACATGTCTCCGCGGAGACGGTGGACGCGGCGCTCGCGCGGGGACACCCCGTCATCCTGGGTGGAAACCCCTTCGGCTATGACGCCGACCATCAGGCCTGGGGCCCCACCGCCAGCGCCGCGGACAACTACCTGATGGACCACAACTTCGGGAACCACTGGGTGTCCATCGCGGGCAAGACGCCCGAGGGCAACTACGTGGTGAATGATCCGCTCTGCCCCCGAGGCCCCATCGAGGTCACCCCCGAGGAGCTGGCCGAGTTCATCGACGGCAACATCGGGATGATCGAGGTCAGCGCCCGGCCGCCGCCGCTCTCGTAG